Proteins from a single region of Rhea pennata isolate bPtePen1 chromosome 4, bPtePen1.pri, whole genome shotgun sequence:
- the FBXO8 gene encoding F-box only protein 8, whose product MGQGLWRVARNQQLQHQGYSGQGYFTREHGRRIATNNVSNTSHRKQAQGGIDIYHLLKTRKSKEQEGFINLEMLPPELSFTILSYLNATDLCLASCVWQDLANDELLWQGLCKSTWGHCSIYNKNPPLGFSFRKLYMQLDEGSLTFNANPDEGVNYFMSKGILDDSPKEIAKFIFCTRTLNWKKLRIYLDERRDVLDDLVTLHNFRNQFLPNALREFFRHIHAPEERGEYLETLITKFSHRFCACNPDLMRELGLSPDAVYVLCYSLILLSIDLTSPHVKNKMSKREFIRNTRRAAQNISEDFVGHLYDNIYLIGHVAA is encoded by the exons ATGGGTCAGGGACTCTGGAGAGTTGCTAGGAACCAGCAACTGCAACATCAAGGATATAGCGGACAAGGCTATTTTACCAGAGAACATGGTAGGAGGATTGCTACTAACAATGTTTCTAATACAAGCCATCGCAAACAAGCCCAAGGAGGCATTGACATCTACCACCTGTTGAAGACAAGAAAATCTAAAGAACAAGAAGGATTCATTAACCTGGAGATGCTGCCCCCAGAGCTTAGTTTTACCATTTTGTCATACCTGAATGCAACTGATCTCTGTCTGGCTTCATGTGTCTGGCAGGATCTTGCTAATGATGAGCTTCTCTGGCAAGG GTTGTGCAAATCCACTTGGGGTCACTGTTCTATATACAATAAGAATCCACCTCtaggattttcttttagaaaattgTATATGCAGCTAGATGAGGGCAGTCTCACCTTTAATGCCAACCCTGATGAG GGGGTGAACTACTTTATGTCCAAGGGCATACTAGATGATTCGCCAAAGGAAATAGCTAAGTTTATCTTTTGTACAAGAACACTAAATTGGAAGAAGCTGAGAATCTATCTTGATGAAAG gcGAGATGTTTTGGATGACCTTGTGACACTGCACAACTTTAGAAATCAGTTTTTGCCAAATGCACTGAGAGAGTTCTTCAGACATATTCATGCCCCTGAGGAACGTGGGGAATACCTTGAGACTCTTATAACAAAGTTCTCTCACAGATTCTGTGCTTGTAACCCTGACTTGATGAGAGAGCTTGGCCTTAGCCCTG ATGCAGTTTATGTACTATGTTACTCTTTGATTCTACTTTCCATTGATCTAACCAGCCCTCACGTGAAgaacaaaatgtcaaaaagaGAATTCATCCGAAATACACGACGAGCTGCACAGAATATTAGTGAAGATTTTGTAGGGCATCTTTATGACAACATCTACCTTATTGGCCACGTGGCTGCCTAA